The following are from one region of the Nicotiana tomentosiformis chromosome 7, ASM39032v3, whole genome shotgun sequence genome:
- the LOC104105804 gene encoding uncharacterized protein yields MAQFEALYERKCRPPSGWFEVGETKLLGSELVQQAVEKVKMIRGRLLTAQSSKNSYSDNRRQDLEFVVGDWIFLRVSLMKGMIKFKGGQVAYKLELPQESEAVHLVLHVSMLRKCLIDLSYITPIEDIQVMEDLSYKTVPVAILDHQACKLQTKEVASVKLRWRNNNIEEMTRKAEEDMNSRYPHLFHAMGGNNETTMAGTTLDD; encoded by the exons ATGGCAcaatttgaggcattatatgaacGGAAGTGTAGGCCTCCTAGCGGTTGGTTCGAAGTTGGTGAAACAAAGTTATTGGGTTCTGAGTTAGTTCAACAGGCTGTGGAAAAGGTGAAAATGATTCGAGGTCGTTTATTGACTGCTCAAAGCAGTAAAAACTCATACTCAGATAACCGACGACAAGATTTGGAATTCGTTGTAGGAGACTGGATATTCTTAAGGGTGTCTCTTATGAAAGGCATGATTAAGTTCA AAGGTGGTCAAGTGGCTTATAAACTTGAGTTGCCCCAAGAATCGGAAGCAGTGCATCTGGTACTCCATGTGTCGATGCTTCGGAAGTGCCTAATTGATCTATCATATATTACCCCTATCGAAGATATTCAAGTTATGGAAGACCTATCTTACAAAACAGTTCCAGTGGCTATCCTAGATCATCAAGCGTGTAAGCTGCAAACCAAAGAGGTTGCTTCAGTTAAATTACGTTGGAGAAATAATAACATAGAAGAAATGACCAGGAAAGCTGAGGAAGATATGAATTCCAGGTACCCCCATTTGTTCCATGCTATGGGAGGCAACAATGAGACCACTATGGCGGGCACAACCCTAGATGACTAA